One segment of Pontibacter akesuensis DNA contains the following:
- a CDS encoding SGNH/GDSL hydrolase family protein: MPSPLRQAFLFIFFFAASVANALAAVPSAKHVFTMSPSPVAFASGVYDEGFKSVYMEKELLPDFSVVQETQLNSFEAPQEITARASFVKAIVVRWQPVQGANNYIIEKSTSGTEGSFFILTTVSGNQSSYKETDLGLSQTVHYRIKAVAADGSESLYSSVVSATTNPDEIIRIMPLGDSNTQGNIVPDKSRQVAYRKALYDNLAEAQIKFRFVGSEKSGEALLGTDTTKTSHAGFGGARNQDIVLLLRNGEFPFYGNINDMRGPGGNIPYLDRYHPDIVLLHIGTNPNNASSNAVEDLARILDEIDAYETAAGKEVTVVLPKVILTLDKESTHEAYLKTYNLKVRSLAEERILAGDQIILADMEKGAGIDYRKTSDGGDMADNLHPNPTGYAKMAQVWYDAIAPISVLPVEFISFDATHAQGRVLLKWSTASEDNNSHFEVERMQEGQAFRRVGTVAGAGNSQLRRRYTFQDATAPAGTLYYRLKQVDHDGTYEYSKVVAIQHGRTGEIPSILYPNPSSGEGAVQLNAGGFSPEASVGITLFDAFGRRLQAQSEKAGATGQIHTSVQLPPSLAKGLYIIQIASATRIERLKLLIK; encoded by the coding sequence ATGCCCTCACCCTTACGACAAGCTTTCCTGTTCATTTTCTTTTTTGCCGCAAGTGTGGCTAATGCCCTGGCAGCTGTGCCATCTGCCAAACATGTGTTCACAATGTCTCCTTCACCTGTGGCATTTGCAAGTGGAGTGTATGATGAAGGCTTCAAAAGTGTATACATGGAAAAGGAGTTACTCCCGGATTTTTCTGTAGTACAGGAAACGCAGTTAAACTCTTTTGAAGCACCCCAAGAAATCACAGCACGTGCATCATTTGTAAAAGCGATAGTTGTACGTTGGCAGCCTGTGCAAGGAGCAAATAACTACATCATTGAAAAATCAACATCAGGTACAGAAGGTAGTTTCTTCATATTAACAACAGTCTCTGGAAACCAATCTTCCTATAAAGAGACAGATTTGGGTTTAAGTCAAACTGTGCATTACAGAATAAAGGCCGTTGCTGCTGATGGTTCTGAATCCCTTTATAGTTCGGTAGTAAGTGCTACTACTAATCCTGATGAGATTATCCGCATCATGCCCTTGGGAGACTCAAACACACAAGGAAACATAGTGCCAGATAAAAGCAGACAAGTGGCTTATAGAAAAGCTTTGTATGATAATTTGGCTGAGGCTCAAATAAAGTTCCGTTTTGTTGGAAGTGAAAAGTCTGGTGAGGCATTGCTGGGAACTGATACAACGAAAACATCTCACGCCGGTTTTGGAGGGGCCAGAAATCAGGATATTGTTTTGTTGCTTAGGAATGGGGAATTCCCTTTTTACGGCAATATAAATGATATGCGGGGACCAGGTGGTAACATACCTTATCTGGACAGGTACCACCCAGATATTGTACTTCTGCATATTGGTACAAATCCGAATAATGCATCATCGAATGCCGTGGAAGACCTGGCAAGAATCCTAGATGAGATCGATGCCTATGAAACGGCTGCTGGTAAAGAGGTGACGGTTGTGCTTCCGAAGGTAATTCTTACGCTAGATAAAGAATCTACACACGAAGCTTATCTTAAAACCTACAACTTAAAAGTCAGAAGCCTAGCTGAAGAAAGAATCCTAGCCGGAGATCAAATTATACTTGCGGATATGGAGAAAGGTGCCGGAATTGATTACAGGAAGACAAGCGATGGAGGAGATATGGCTGACAACCTACACCCGAATCCAACAGGCTACGCAAAAATGGCCCAAGTTTGGTATGATGCGATTGCCCCTATATCAGTACTACCCGTAGAGTTCATCAGCTTCGATGCAACTCATGCACAGGGAAGGGTATTGCTAAAGTGGAGCACTGCCTCTGAAGACAACAACAGCCACTTCGAAGTAGAGCGGATGCAGGAGGGGCAGGCCTTTAGAAGAGTAGGAACTGTGGCAGGAGCCGGAAACAGCCAGTTGCGCCGCAGGTATACTTTCCAGGATGCCACCGCACCAGCAGGAACCCTGTACTACCGGCTGAAGCAGGTAGATCACGATGGCACGTATGAATATTCCAAAGTAGTTGCCATACAGCACGGCCGTACCGGTGAGATACCCTCCATACTTTACCCTAATCCTTCCAGCGGAGAAGGAGCCGTACAGTTAAATGCAGGCGGTTTCTCACCTGAGGCATCCGTTGGAATTACGTTATTTGATGCTTTCGGCCGTAGACTGCAGGCTCAGTCAGAAAAGGCTGGGGCAACAGGCCAAATCCATACTTCTGTGCAATTGCCACCGTCGTTAGCCAAAGGGCTTTACATCATCCAGATTGCTTCTGCTACCCGGATAGAACGGCTTAAATTGCTAATCAAATAA
- a CDS encoding LamG-like jellyroll fold domain-containing protein, with protein sequence MATLLLSALLVWQSASVAYGQKPDLSNCPTGIVHYYGFDATDGSPYQDYKSDEVITCTDCPDPASGMFGGALSFAGNDKLTLQNSTNFDLPQNGSFTIEFWVKTTDRPKDNVVMIGRNGEGSKLHWWLGMDKDGYALFQFRDKSGDGFLMGRGMKKINDGQWHHLVGVRDGNSTLTTFYVDGYAIESHEYQYSTSFESSSMVTIGWLPLYNNYLFKGLLDELIVYNRALQKEEVLIRYGNGAGQYCGPQQIAPVIVSDPITFATVGRNYSYDVAATGNPLPTYTLVTAPAGMKINAATGEISWNPGTAGEARVTVKVSNAAGSDEQSYTIKVKQGIGESFSIIHHWMLHEISGSTYKDYYTPSSGLATEATRPLPISGVSSGGQRFDGADDGLNVAQSQNFNWKQDESFSIELWMRTTEGGRNQVLIGRDGKGVDSYLHWWVGLNGSGKAVFELRDINFRGGPVGGEGQALNDGAWHQLVAVRDGGSGLTKLYVDGELLGQTSFSYPYGFSSSMPVNIGYLNREGGYHFNGDLDEVKLFGTALSPEDIAERYQRIRSAMTELLTFEARLQGPQVVLDWETMSEINTKDFVIERSADGQEFTAIGTVAASGTTQNRVSYTFTDADPLKGVSYYRLRINKTDVAYTYSNIVQIENQTLNASKFIVYPNPITEGEVTINVTNLIGGEEVLIRMSEVAGKTLLQEKAVVNPDGTLSFKLLMPQELQPGIYLVSITTGKKSLSRKVLVIR encoded by the coding sequence TTGGCAACCCTGCTTCTTTCAGCACTGCTCGTATGGCAAAGCGCTTCCGTGGCTTACGGCCAAAAACCAGACCTTTCCAATTGCCCCACTGGCATTGTGCACTACTATGGCTTTGATGCGACAGATGGCTCTCCTTACCAGGACTATAAAAGTGACGAGGTAATTACCTGTACCGACTGCCCCGATCCGGCCAGCGGCATGTTTGGGGGTGCCCTAAGTTTTGCCGGAAATGATAAACTGACGCTTCAGAACTCCACCAATTTCGATCTCCCGCAGAACGGAAGCTTTACGATTGAATTTTGGGTTAAAACCACCGACAGGCCGAAAGATAATGTCGTAATGATCGGGCGCAACGGGGAAGGTTCTAAGTTGCATTGGTGGCTGGGGATGGACAAGGACGGCTACGCGCTGTTTCAGTTCCGCGACAAGAGCGGCGATGGTTTCCTGATGGGGCGGGGCATGAAAAAAATCAACGATGGCCAGTGGCACCACCTGGTGGGCGTACGAGACGGAAATTCAACCCTAACCACCTTCTACGTGGATGGGTATGCCATCGAAAGTCATGAGTATCAGTACAGTACCAGCTTTGAGAGCTCCAGCATGGTAACCATCGGCTGGCTTCCACTTTATAACAACTACCTGTTCAAGGGCTTGCTGGATGAGTTGATCGTGTACAACCGGGCGCTGCAGAAAGAAGAAGTGCTTATTCGCTACGGAAACGGGGCGGGGCAATATTGCGGCCCGCAGCAGATCGCTCCTGTCATCGTCTCTGATCCCATCACCTTTGCTACAGTCGGGCGAAACTATAGCTATGATGTAGCGGCCACCGGTAATCCCTTGCCAACCTATACATTGGTTACTGCTCCGGCAGGGATGAAGATAAATGCAGCAACAGGCGAAATAAGCTGGAACCCAGGAACTGCTGGCGAGGCAAGAGTCACTGTGAAAGTATCAAATGCCGCAGGAAGCGATGAGCAATCCTACACGATAAAAGTCAAGCAGGGAATAGGCGAGTCGTTCTCTATTATTCACCACTGGATGTTGCACGAAATATCAGGCAGCACATACAAAGACTATTATACACCTTCTTCCGGACTGGCCACAGAAGCTACACGGCCTCTTCCTATAAGTGGCGTTTCGTCCGGAGGGCAGCGATTTGATGGTGCCGATGACGGATTGAACGTTGCCCAAAGCCAGAATTTCAATTGGAAGCAGGATGAGTCTTTCTCTATTGAGCTCTGGATGCGAACAACAGAAGGTGGAAGAAACCAGGTGCTGATAGGGCGCGACGGCAAGGGAGTAGACTCTTACCTGCATTGGTGGGTGGGCCTGAATGGCAGCGGCAAAGCTGTTTTCGAGCTACGGGACATTAACTTCAGGGGAGGGCCTGTGGGTGGCGAAGGACAGGCGCTGAATGATGGGGCATGGCACCAACTGGTGGCCGTGCGTGATGGGGGCAGCGGACTAACGAAACTGTATGTAGACGGGGAACTACTGGGGCAGACAAGCTTTTCGTATCCGTATGGCTTTTCCAGCAGCATGCCGGTTAACATAGGATATCTGAACAGGGAGGGCGGCTACCATTTTAACGGTGACCTGGACGAGGTGAAGCTTTTCGGAACTGCACTGAGTCCTGAAGACATAGCCGAGCGTTACCAGCGCATCCGCAGTGCCATGACGGAGCTTTTAACTTTCGAAGCAAGGTTGCAGGGGCCACAGGTGGTGCTGGATTGGGAAACAATGTCAGAGATAAATACCAAGGATTTTGTCATAGAACGCTCTGCCGATGGCCAGGAATTTACTGCCATTGGCACCGTAGCCGCCTCGGGTACTACACAAAACAGGGTAAGCTATACTTTCACAGATGCGGACCCGTTGAAGGGCGTTTCCTACTACAGGCTAAGAATTAACAAGACGGATGTAGCCTATACCTACTCCAATATTGTACAGATAGAGAATCAGACATTAAACGCCTCTAAATTTATTGTTTATCCAAATCCCATCACGGAAGGCGAAGTAACCATCAACGTCACAAACCTGATAGGGGGCGAGGAAGTGCTTATCAGGATGAGCGAAGTTGCAGGGAAAACATTGCTGCAGGAAAAAGCTGTGGTGAACCCCGATGGCACGCTCAGTTTCAAGCTCCTGATGCCGCAGGAACTTCAGCCGGGTATATACTTGGTAAGTATCACTACAGGAAAGAAATCCCTGAGTAGAAAAGTTCTGGTTATCAGATAG
- a CDS encoding PQQ-dependent sugar dehydrogenase, with product MQTLYATVISRLQPKVYEKGEFLYKIRACFTSVLVLALALSFSLPAFAQPPAGFVAEPIGGEWNVAVGLTFSNDGERMYVWEKGGKVWIVEDGERKPNPLIDLTDEVGDWGDHGLLGFALDPSFEQNGYIYLLYVVDRNYLMNPGSFNPNQPSMNEATIGRVTRYQVDLANGGLAVKPNSRKILLGETPATGIPILYVSHGVGSLVFGEDGSLLVSAGDGATANGLDSGYDVNNPNDTYVPQGLADGIIDEKQDVGAFRSQQIQSYNGKILRIDPATGRGLPNNPYYDAANPNAAASKVWSLGLRNPFRFTVRPGTGNANFPGIIYVGDVGLMDWEEINIVDKPGMNFGWPLYEGLEQQQFYYGRGAETLNKYAPNEQYTAGGTNPLCKPFYSFQDLLKQPRKTTAPAFLNPCDNATAIPAKYTFVHARPALDWVNDIVQNGVEPAAITRTGTWNGEEAAVVGIGQPGSPVTGQPFYGSSSTGGIWYTGTDLPAEYRNTYFFGDYGAGWIRNATFDGNNNPKAVRSFIDKDATVTAFGTNPVSGGLYYINYATSVFKITFYGDNTPPKAVAEADKLYGASPLRVQFTGSKSTDAEDQSQLTYSWNFGDGSAVSNQVNPVHTFTSSEKGKKYEVVLTVTDPDGLSSTSKITITLNNTPPVVNITSPAEGTKYPFVGLPKYNLRATVTDGEDSDAQLVYEWQLVLHHNTHVHPEPVDNRHETEVTIQPIGCDGETYFYRIHLKVTDTGGLSTTDYVDLYPDCSEGVVAAVSMDVVTDQPYAVGTPIALKVKFADKNRAWEKVEYFNGSTLLGTATTAPYTFNWQNARSGTYSITAKATDTDGHSVTSEAIRLVVGTGQVAELQGCLPGLVHYIGMDKVNEGVISDFASLSTATCTDCPEETTGKFDGALSFNGQTNAVNLNDATAFNWGKDDSFTISFWMRTDATHADNAVIIGRNSTESSLHWWLGVTPQGFVNFNLLDINHQGVAIGGKGPKVNDGNWHHVIAMREDAAGRNRLYVDGVLVEEKAYDYANGFTGQAPINVGYLNLNNGYHYAGNLDELKLHSQTFNDAMIAQAYNAGEGMYCGSGPLGITDNQTFAGTYEVYPNPTPSNQLNVFVSELQPAETVQLQLFDITGKMVLQQKAVANPDGTLRITVHPKSVLPVGLYNLLLTSEKRTLNRKVIVR from the coding sequence ATGCAAACACTATACGCTACAGTTATTTCACGCTTACAGCCTAAAGTTTACGAAAAAGGAGAATTCCTGTACAAAATACGCGCGTGCTTTACATCTGTTTTAGTGCTTGCCCTGGCACTGTCATTTTCCTTACCTGCGTTCGCACAGCCGCCTGCCGGTTTTGTAGCAGAGCCCATCGGCGGTGAATGGAATGTGGCCGTGGGGCTTACATTCTCCAACGATGGGGAGCGCATGTATGTGTGGGAAAAAGGAGGTAAAGTATGGATTGTGGAAGATGGGGAGCGAAAGCCCAATCCACTGATAGACCTTACAGATGAGGTAGGCGATTGGGGCGACCATGGCCTGCTTGGATTTGCGCTGGACCCAAGCTTTGAGCAGAACGGATACATTTACCTGCTTTATGTGGTAGACCGCAACTACCTGATGAACCCGGGCAGCTTCAACCCGAACCAGCCAAGTATGAATGAGGCCACCATTGGCCGTGTAACGCGTTATCAGGTAGACCTGGCTAACGGTGGTCTGGCTGTGAAGCCAAACAGCCGTAAAATCCTGTTAGGGGAAACGCCCGCCACCGGTATTCCTATACTTTATGTATCGCATGGGGTAGGTTCGTTAGTGTTTGGAGAGGATGGATCCTTATTGGTTTCAGCCGGCGACGGTGCCACAGCGAACGGCCTTGACTCTGGCTATGATGTAAATAACCCCAATGATACCTATGTGCCACAGGGACTTGCCGATGGAATCATCGATGAAAAGCAGGATGTGGGGGCGTTTCGGTCACAGCAGATTCAGTCTTACAACGGTAAAATTCTGCGCATAGACCCTGCAACGGGTAGGGGACTTCCAAACAACCCTTATTACGATGCTGCCAACCCCAATGCCGCAGCCTCTAAAGTGTGGTCGCTGGGCCTAAGGAATCCGTTCCGTTTTACAGTTCGCCCTGGTACAGGCAACGCTAATTTCCCGGGTATTATTTATGTGGGTGATGTTGGTTTGATGGACTGGGAGGAAATAAATATTGTAGACAAGCCTGGCATGAACTTCGGATGGCCACTTTATGAAGGGCTGGAGCAGCAGCAGTTTTACTATGGAAGAGGAGCGGAAACTTTAAACAAGTATGCGCCAAACGAGCAGTATACCGCCGGCGGCACAAACCCACTCTGCAAGCCATTCTACTCATTTCAGGACCTTCTGAAGCAACCGCGTAAAACAACAGCGCCTGCTTTCCTGAACCCTTGCGACAACGCTACCGCAATTCCGGCTAAGTATACGTTTGTGCACGCACGACCGGCACTTGACTGGGTGAATGATATTGTTCAGAATGGGGTGGAGCCTGCTGCCATTACCCGTACCGGAACCTGGAATGGAGAAGAGGCCGCTGTGGTTGGCATCGGGCAGCCAGGTTCTCCAGTTACCGGTCAGCCTTTTTATGGAAGCTCCTCTACGGGTGGTATCTGGTATACCGGTACAGATTTGCCAGCAGAGTACCGCAATACGTACTTCTTCGGTGACTACGGCGCAGGTTGGATCAGGAACGCAACGTTTGACGGAAATAACAACCCGAAAGCCGTTCGTAGCTTTATAGATAAGGATGCGACTGTAACAGCTTTTGGCACAAATCCGGTAAGCGGCGGTTTATACTATATCAACTATGCCACCTCGGTGTTCAAAATTACGTTCTACGGTGATAATACACCGCCTAAAGCGGTGGCAGAAGCTGATAAGCTGTATGGAGCAAGCCCTTTGCGCGTGCAGTTCACAGGCAGCAAGTCAACGGATGCAGAAGACCAGAGCCAGCTTACCTACTCCTGGAATTTCGGGGATGGGTCAGCCGTGTCGAACCAGGTAAATCCGGTGCATACCTTCACCTCAAGCGAAAAAGGGAAAAAATATGAGGTGGTGCTTACGGTGACAGACCCGGACGGCCTTTCATCTACTTCCAAGATCACCATCACCCTGAACAACACACCGCCAGTTGTTAACATCACCAGCCCTGCCGAGGGCACAAAGTATCCGTTTGTCGGTTTGCCCAAGTATAACCTGCGCGCCACCGTTACAGACGGCGAAGACTCAGATGCCCAGTTGGTGTACGAATGGCAGCTTGTGCTGCACCACAACACGCACGTGCACCCGGAGCCGGTGGATAACAGGCATGAAACCGAGGTAACCATTCAGCCGATCGGGTGTGATGGCGAGACATACTTTTACCGGATTCACCTGAAGGTGACAGACACGGGTGGCTTATCAACCACTGACTATGTAGACCTGTACCCGGATTGCAGTGAAGGCGTTGTGGCTGCCGTTTCAATGGACGTAGTCACTGATCAGCCTTATGCTGTGGGAACTCCTATCGCCTTGAAAGTTAAATTTGCAGACAAGAACAGAGCATGGGAAAAAGTGGAGTATTTCAACGGTAGCACGCTGTTGGGTACCGCTACAACTGCTCCGTATACGTTTAATTGGCAAAATGCGCGCTCCGGCACCTACAGCATCACAGCCAAGGCAACCGACACCGATGGCCATTCCGTTACATCTGAGGCAATTCGCTTGGTGGTAGGAACCGGACAGGTGGCCGAACTGCAGGGATGCCTGCCGGGACTGGTGCATTACATAGGTATGGATAAGGTGAATGAGGGTGTGATCAGTGATTTCGCCTCCCTGTCGACAGCCACATGTACGGATTGCCCGGAGGAGACAACGGGTAAGTTTGATGGTGCCCTGTCTTTTAACGGGCAGACAAACGCCGTGAACCTGAACGATGCTACAGCCTTCAACTGGGGCAAGGACGATAGCTTTACCATTAGCTTCTGGATGCGTACAGATGCCACCCATGCTGACAACGCGGTTATTATTGGCCGAAACTCAACTGAATCAAGCCTGCATTGGTGGCTGGGTGTTACACCGCAAGGCTTCGTGAACTTTAACCTGCTCGACATTAACCACCAGGGTGTGGCGATAGGAGGCAAGGGGCCAAAAGTAAATGACGGAAACTGGCACCATGTTATCGCCATGCGCGAAGATGCCGCCGGCCGGAACAGGCTCTATGTGGATGGTGTGCTGGTGGAGGAAAAAGCCTACGACTATGCTAATGGCTTTACCGGGCAGGCGCCAATTAACGTTGGCTACCTGAACCTGAACAACGGGTACCACTATGCCGGTAACCTGGACGAACTGAAACTGCATAGCCAGACCTTTAACGATGCCATGATCGCGCAGGCCTATAACGCAGGCGAAGGCATGTACTGTGGCAGTGGTCCACTGGGCATCACCGACAACCAGACGTTTGCGGGCACTTACGAAGTATACCCGAACCCGACACCATCAAACCAGTTGAACGTGTTTGTCTCTGAGCTGCAGCCAGCTGAAACGGTACAGCTGCAATTGTTTGACATAACCGGCAAAATGGTGTTGCAGCAGAAAGCTGTTGCAAATCCTGACGGAACACTGCGAATAACGGTTCATCCTAAGTCCGTTCTTCCTGTTGGCTTGTATAATTTACTGCTCACGTCCGAAAAGCGAACCCTTAACAGGAAAGTGATCGTGCGCTAA
- a CDS encoding PA14 domain-containing protein has product MRAGITLSTLLLVMLVLALFPYSGKAQTYSGPIVITKGGTYTGHWESRDSNVSAVEVQTSEPVLILNSSIRAAGRMIRSAGHGANITVRNTSGYGIAPTPYADYKKPRNFVAVDEFRNIVVENCHIEGAAGIALGGRYVGNGTPEQTVRIRFNTARNIDGRVHGGQAMVNFVGLNFRNPVPHALIAWNQVVNEPGRSLVEDNINVSNSRGTPDSPIRIHDNYIQGAYPLNPTSSTYSGGGIIMDSWWNEGMPDPASVATAYVKVYNNQTVNLSNYNYAIAGGNNIEITGNRAVTSALLPDGTPVSTHNIGFYGYDYYKKGVTHSNAIHANTTGLMGTLAHQRNDAPYLPDGTVAFHSNATLPPGTITREHEKHEYQLWLQKLNSNNIKIGPGSTASVEPAPAPAPSPEQPIAGTTLAATGKITREYWDDTKSNGKISDIPLTQKPSSITELTAFEAPSNVGTTYGQRIKGYITAPETGLYTFWIAGDDHAELFLSTSEDANGKVKIAFVSGWTNSRDWTKYASQKSAQIKLEAGKRYYIEALHLQNWGGDNMAVAWQLPSGAKEAPIAGKRLSPAGSTAPAPTAPAETAPAPAPAPTAAGTTGKISREFWANNLGGSTSDIPLSTQPSSISELSSFEAPSNVANNYGQRIRGYITAPETGLYTFWIAGDDNAELFLSTSEDAARKTKIASVSGWTNPREWTKYSTQQSVQVKLEAGKRYYIEALHKENGGGDNLAVAWQLPSGVKEAPIAGNRLSTIGSTAPAPTTTPVVATGKITRDFWSNQFGGSISNIPLSTKPTSTTELTTFEVPSNVADNYGQRIRGYITAPETGLYTFWIAGDDNAELFLSTSSDAAGKVKIASVSGWTNPREWTKYGTQQSVQVKLEAGKQYYIEALHKEDGGGDNMAVAWQLPSGAKEAPIAGNRLSPIGALEGITAMQISKVADETDAFFAKATAYPNPFRDMVTLTLGTAEVELAQVVIVDQTGREVHKEANPKLVNNELSMNLSDLKSGLYILKYTDKAGKTSSLKIVKE; this is encoded by the coding sequence ATGAGAGCAGGGATTACTTTGTCCACCCTGTTGCTCGTTATGCTAGTGCTTGCCCTGTTCCCCTACAGCGGTAAGGCCCAAACCTACTCGGGCCCCATTGTGATCACGAAGGGAGGCACGTACACGGGCCACTGGGAGAGCCGCGACTCCAACGTCTCGGCCGTGGAGGTGCAGACCTCAGAGCCCGTGCTCATCCTCAACTCCTCCATCCGCGCCGCCGGCCGCATGATCCGCTCGGCCGGCCACGGGGCCAACATCACCGTCCGCAACACCTCCGGCTACGGCATCGCCCCCACCCCCTACGCCGACTACAAGAAGCCCCGCAACTTTGTGGCCGTCGACGAGTTCCGAAACATCGTCGTGGAGAACTGCCACATCGAGGGCGCGGCCGGCATCGCCCTGGGCGGCCGCTACGTGGGCAACGGCACACCAGAGCAGACCGTGCGCATCCGCTTCAACACCGCCAGGAACATCGACGGCCGCGTGCACGGCGGCCAGGCCATGGTCAACTTCGTGGGCCTCAACTTCCGAAACCCCGTGCCCCACGCCCTGATAGCCTGGAACCAGGTCGTAAACGAGCCCGGCCGCTCCCTGGTGGAGGACAACATCAACGTCTCCAACTCCCGCGGCACCCCCGACTCCCCCATCCGCATACACGACAACTACATCCAGGGCGCCTACCCCCTCAACCCCACCTCCTCCACCTACTCCGGGGGCGGCATCATCATGGACTCCTGGTGGAACGAGGGCATGCCCGACCCGGCCTCCGTGGCCACAGCTTATGTGAAGGTCTACAACAACCAGACCGTCAACCTTAGCAACTACAACTACGCCATCGCCGGCGGAAACAACATCGAGATCACCGGCAACCGCGCCGTCACCTCGGCCCTGCTCCCCGACGGCACCCCGGTGAGCACCCACAACATCGGCTTCTACGGCTACGACTACTACAAGAAGGGCGTCACCCACTCCAACGCCATACACGCCAACACCACCGGCCTGATGGGCACACTGGCCCACCAGCGCAACGACGCCCCCTACCTGCCCGACGGAACCGTCGCCTTCCACTCAAACGCCACACTGCCCCCGGGAACAATCACCAGGGAACACGAAAAACACGAATACCAGCTCTGGCTGCAGAAGCTGAACAGCAACAACATCAAAATAGGACCTGGAAGCACTGCATCGGTAGAACCAGCACCGGCACCAGCTCCTTCACCGGAGCAGCCGATAGCGGGAACGACACTTGCTGCAACTGGAAAGATTACTCGGGAGTACTGGGATGACACAAAAAGCAATGGTAAGATCAGTGATATTCCACTGACTCAAAAACCATCAAGCATTACAGAGCTTACTGCCTTTGAGGCACCCAGCAATGTGGGCACTACCTACGGCCAGCGCATTAAAGGCTACATTACCGCACCGGAGACAGGCCTCTATACTTTCTGGATTGCAGGTGATGACCATGCAGAGCTATTTCTAAGCACATCAGAAGACGCGAACGGAAAGGTAAAAATCGCCTTCGTAAGCGGCTGGACTAACTCGCGTGATTGGACCAAGTATGCTTCCCAGAAATCAGCTCAGATAAAGCTGGAGGCGGGCAAGCGCTACTACATTGAGGCACTTCACTTGCAGAACTGGGGTGGCGATAACATGGCTGTGGCCTGGCAACTGCCGAGCGGCGCGAAGGAAGCACCAATCGCCGGAAAGCGCTTGTCTCCTGCTGGCAGCACTGCTCCGGCACCAACCGCACCAGCAGAAACTGCGCCTGCTCCGGCCCCAGCTCCAACAGCAGCTGGCACAACGGGTAAGATTTCGAGGGAGTTCTGGGCCAACAACCTTGGCGGCAGCACGTCTGATATTCCGCTAAGCACCCAGCCTAGCAGCATCAGCGAGTTGTCTTCTTTCGAGGCACCTTCTAACGTAGCCAACAACTACGGACAGCGCATCAGAGGCTACATCACGGCACCTGAAACTGGCCTTTACACGTTCTGGATCGCTGGTGACGACAACGCCGAACTGTTCTTAAGCACATCAGAAGATGCCGCCAGGAAAACAAAGATTGCCTCTGTGAGCGGCTGGACCAATCCGCGTGAGTGGACCAAGTATAGCACGCAGCAGTCGGTGCAGGTGAAGCTGGAGGCTGGAAAACGTTACTACATCGAGGCGCTGCATAAGGAAAACGGCGGCGGAGACAACCTGGCTGTAGCCTGGCAACTGCCAAGCGGTGTAAAGGAGGCACCGATAGCAGGAAACAGGCTGTCGACGATAGGAAGTACGGCTCCTGCTCCAACTACCACACCAGTAGTGGCAACAGGAAAAATAACGCGCGACTTCTGGTCGAATCAGTTTGGAGGCAGTATCAGTAACATTCCGTTGAGCACTAAGCCAACCAGTACCACCGAACTTACCACCTTTGAGGTACCTTCTAACGTGGCAGACAACTACGGGCAACGCATCAGGGGCTACATCACGGCACCGGAAACTGGCCTTTACACGTTCTGGATCGCTGGTGATGACAACGCTGAGCTGTTTCTGAGCACATCTTCGGATGCCGCCGGAAAAGTAAAGATTGCCTCTGTGAGCGGCTGGACGAATCCGCGTGAGTGGACCAAGTATGGCACGCAGCAGTCGGTGCAGGTGAAGCTGGAGGCCGGAAAGCAATATTACATAGAGGCACTGCACAAGGAAGACGGTGGTGGCGATAACATGGCCGTAGCCTGGCAACTGCCAAGCGGCGCAAAGGAAGCACCAATTGCAGGAAACAGATTGTCCCCGATCGGTGCATTGGAAGGTATCACGGCCATGCAGATCTCGAAGGTAGCTGATGAGACAGACGCTTTCTTTGCCAAGGCAACTGCCTACCCTAACCCGTTCCGCGACATGGTTACACTAACCTTAGGAACAGCTGAAGTAGAACTGGCACAGGTAGTGATAGTGGACCAGACAGGACGTGAAGTGCACAAGGAAGCAAATCCGAAGCTGGTGAACAATGAGCTTAGCATGAACCTGTCTGACCTGAAGAGCGGCCTGTACATCCTAAAGTACACCGACAAGGCCGGCAAGACTAGCAGCCTGAAGATTGTAAAAGAATAA